A genomic window from Glycine max cultivar Williams 82 chromosome 17, Glycine_max_v4.0, whole genome shotgun sequence includes:
- the LOC121172620 gene encoding protein NRT1/ PTR FAMILY 4.5 isoform X4 produces MLSTKQGRLRDKEDIEPHISSLGYSLLVIQSHDKTLQPDPCLKSTCVHGTKALLFYASIYLLALGGGGIRGCVPALGADQFDEKKPKEHAQLASFFNWFLFSITVGASLGVTFVVYVSTESQWYKGFIISMSCSAVGLIFIASGKRFYHARVPGESPLLRVLQVLVVTVRNWRVKVPLDSDELYEIQSHESSLKKKLIPHTNQFRVLDKAAVLPEGNEARRWKVCTVTQVEEVKILTRMMPILLSTIIMNTSLAQLQTFSIQQGTLMNTYIGKLNIPAASIPIIPLVFMTLLIPVYEFAFIPLVRRITGHPNGITELQRVGVGLVLSAISMVIAGVIEVKRKHEFNDHNQHRISLFWLSFHYAIFGIADMFTLVGLLEFFYKEAPQGMRSLSTSFSFLSLSIGYYLSTVFVELINLVTSKIGKSKKGWLEGRDLNRNHVQLFYWFLAILSLINFLIYLMCAKWYKYQSVVPFDKGMLLKDPPPRNDENVYSTSFVSTVQNIPQNEDK; encoded by the exons ATGTTGAGTACCAAGCAAGGAAGACTCCGAGACAAGGAGGATATAGAGCCACATATTTCATCTTTG gGATATTCCCTACTTGTGATTCAATCCCACGACAAGACACTTCAGCCTGATCCATgtttaaaatcaacatgtgtGCATGGCACTAAAGCTTTGCTGTTTTACGCTTCAATATACTTGCTGGCACTTGGTGGTGGTGGAATCAGAGGCTGTGTACCTGCTCTTGGAGCCGATCAATTTGATGAAAAGAAACCAAAAGAGCACGCGCAACTAGCCAGTTTCTTCAATTGGTTTTTGTTTAGCATTACAGTTGGGGCGAGCTTAGGAGTCACCTTTGTAGTTTATGTGAGCACGGAATCCCAATGGTACAAAGGTTTTATCATATCTATGTCATGTTCTGCTGTTGGTCTTATTTTCATTGCCTCGGGAAAGAGATTCTATCATGCCAGGGTGCCGGGAGAGAGTCCGTTGTTGAGGGTTTTACAG GTGCTGGTGGTCACAGTAAGGAATTGGAGGGTGAAAGTACCCTTGGATTCTGATGAGTTGTATGAAATACAAAGTCATGAATCtagtttaaagaaaaaactcaTCCCTCACACTAACCAATTCAG GGTTCTAGACAAAGCTGCTGTTCTACCTGAAGGCAATGAGGCAAGGAGATGGAAAGTCTGCACAGTGACACAAGTGGAGGAAGTGAAGATTCTGACAAGGATGATGCCTATTCTTCTAAGTACAATCATCATGAATACATCTTTAGCCCAATTACAAACCTTCTCCATCCAACAAGGTACCTTAATGAACACATACATTGGCAAACTGAACATCCCAGCAGCTTCCATTCCCATAATTCCATTAGTATTCATGACCCTTTTGATACCGGTTTACGAATTTGCTTTCATACCACTTGTCCGGAGAATCACTGGCCATCCGAATGGAATAACAGAACTACAAAGAGTTGGGGTTGGCCTTGTTTTGTCAGCAATCTCAATGGTCATAGCAGGGGTGATAGAGGTGAAAAGGAAGCATGAATTCAATGATCACAATCAGCACCGAATCAGCCTCTTTTGGCTCTCTTTCCACTATGCAATCTTTGGTATAGCTGACATGTTCACATTGGTGGGGTTGTTGGAGTTTTTCTACAAAGAAGCTCCTCAAGGCATGCGTTCACTTTCCACTtcgttttcctttctttccttgtcCATTGGTTACTACTTGAGCACTGTTTTTGTTGAGCTCATCAACTTGGTGACTAGTAAGATTGGCAAGAGCAAGAAAGGGTGGCTAGAGGGACGTGACTTGAACCGAAACCATGTTCAATTGTTCTACTGGTTTTTGGCTATACTCAGCCTGATTAACTTTCTCATTTATCTGATGTGTGCAAAATGGTACAAATACCAAAGTGTTGTACCATTTGATAAGGGAATGTTGCTCAAAGATCCACCTCCTCGTAATGATGAAAACGTGTACTCTACTAGTTTTGTATCCACGGTTCAAAACATTCCCCAGAATGAAGATAAATAA
- the LOC121172620 gene encoding protein NRT1/ PTR FAMILY 4.5 isoform X2, with product MDLKAEAEAEANVGDVEYQARKTPRQGGYRATYFIFAMMLLDNIGFVANMVSLVLYFMNVMHFDYSGSATTTTNLLGTAFLLTIVGGFISDTYMNRLNTCILFGIIQLLGYSLLVIQSHDKTLQPDPCLKSTCVHGTKALLFYASIYLLALGGGGIRGCVPALGADQFDEKKPKEHAQLASFFNWFLFSITVGASLGVTFVVYVSTESQWYKGFIISMSCSAVGLIFIASGKRFYHARVPGESPLLRVLQVLVVTVRNWRVKVPLDSDELYEIQSHESSLKKKLIPHTNQFRVLDKAAVLPEGNEARRWKVCTVTQVEEVKILTRMMPILLSTIIMNTSLAQLQTFSIQQGTLMNTYIGKLNIPAASIPIIPLVFMTLLIPVYEFAFIPLVRRITGHPNGITELQRVGVGLVLSAISMVIAGVIEVKRKHEFNDHNQHRISLFWLSFHYAIFGIADMFTLVGLLEFFYKEAPQGMRSLSTSFSFLSLSIGYYLSTVFVELINLVTSKIGKSKKGWLEGRDLNRNHVQLFYWFLAILSLINFLIYLMCAKWYKYQSVVPFDKGMLLKDPPPRNDENVYSTSFVSTVQNIPQNEDK from the exons ATG GATTTGAAAGCTGAGGCTGAGGCTGAGGCTAACGTTGGAGATGTTGAGTACCAAGCAAGGAAGACTCCGAGACAAGGAGGATATAGAGCCACATATTTCATCTTTG CAATGATGTTGCTGGATAACATTGGCTTTGTGGCCAACATGGTAAGCTTGGTTTTATATTTCATGAACGTCATGCATTTTGACTACTCTGGATCGGCAACCACCACCACAAACTTGTTGGGTACTGCTTTCTTGCTGACGATCGTTGGAGGGTTTATTTCTGATACGTACATGAATCGTCTCAACACTTGCATCCTCTTTGGCATCATCCAGTTGTTG gGATATTCCCTACTTGTGATTCAATCCCACGACAAGACACTTCAGCCTGATCCATgtttaaaatcaacatgtgtGCATGGCACTAAAGCTTTGCTGTTTTACGCTTCAATATACTTGCTGGCACTTGGTGGTGGTGGAATCAGAGGCTGTGTACCTGCTCTTGGAGCCGATCAATTTGATGAAAAGAAACCAAAAGAGCACGCGCAACTAGCCAGTTTCTTCAATTGGTTTTTGTTTAGCATTACAGTTGGGGCGAGCTTAGGAGTCACCTTTGTAGTTTATGTGAGCACGGAATCCCAATGGTACAAAGGTTTTATCATATCTATGTCATGTTCTGCTGTTGGTCTTATTTTCATTGCCTCGGGAAAGAGATTCTATCATGCCAGGGTGCCGGGAGAGAGTCCGTTGTTGAGGGTTTTACAG GTGCTGGTGGTCACAGTAAGGAATTGGAGGGTGAAAGTACCCTTGGATTCTGATGAGTTGTATGAAATACAAAGTCATGAATCtagtttaaagaaaaaactcaTCCCTCACACTAACCAATTCAG GGTTCTAGACAAAGCTGCTGTTCTACCTGAAGGCAATGAGGCAAGGAGATGGAAAGTCTGCACAGTGACACAAGTGGAGGAAGTGAAGATTCTGACAAGGATGATGCCTATTCTTCTAAGTACAATCATCATGAATACATCTTTAGCCCAATTACAAACCTTCTCCATCCAACAAGGTACCTTAATGAACACATACATTGGCAAACTGAACATCCCAGCAGCTTCCATTCCCATAATTCCATTAGTATTCATGACCCTTTTGATACCGGTTTACGAATTTGCTTTCATACCACTTGTCCGGAGAATCACTGGCCATCCGAATGGAATAACAGAACTACAAAGAGTTGGGGTTGGCCTTGTTTTGTCAGCAATCTCAATGGTCATAGCAGGGGTGATAGAGGTGAAAAGGAAGCATGAATTCAATGATCACAATCAGCACCGAATCAGCCTCTTTTGGCTCTCTTTCCACTATGCAATCTTTGGTATAGCTGACATGTTCACATTGGTGGGGTTGTTGGAGTTTTTCTACAAAGAAGCTCCTCAAGGCATGCGTTCACTTTCCACTtcgttttcctttctttccttgtcCATTGGTTACTACTTGAGCACTGTTTTTGTTGAGCTCATCAACTTGGTGACTAGTAAGATTGGCAAGAGCAAGAAAGGGTGGCTAGAGGGACGTGACTTGAACCGAAACCATGTTCAATTGTTCTACTGGTTTTTGGCTATACTCAGCCTGATTAACTTTCTCATTTATCTGATGTGTGCAAAATGGTACAAATACCAAAGTGTTGTACCATTTGATAAGGGAATGTTGCTCAAAGATCCACCTCCTCGTAATGATGAAAACGTGTACTCTACTAGTTTTGTATCCACGGTTCAAAACATTCCCCAGAATGAAGATAAATAA
- the LOC100779849 gene encoding LOW QUALITY PROTEIN: uncharacterized protein (The sequence of the model RefSeq protein was modified relative to this genomic sequence to represent the inferred CDS: inserted 2 bases in 1 codon; deleted 1 base in 1 codon; substituted 2 bases at 2 genomic stop codons): MWTTLLLHFTTGFLLTGTELPYQSHCSHVSXINRLLIVVLDALRFDFVAPSTFFAESKPWMDKRVLKNVASTRPLSARIFKAIADPPTTSLQRLKGLTTGGLPTFVDVGNSFSAPAIVEDNFINQLVQNGXKVVMMGDDTWTQLFPHHFERSYPYPSFNVKDLHTVDNGCIEHLLLSLYEEDWDVLIAHFLGVDHAGHIFGVDSTPMIEKLEQYNTILERVIXVLENQSGPGSSHENTMLVVMGDHGQTLNGDHGGGSAEEVETAIFAMSFKKPLSFVPPEFDSCLVNWIWANKKHGVMFSSSGDSYIITGSIFTIFLLGICACSFLSNSSILVEWKVSNFLLSTSGIVTLHQSVIQGKLLIESIGFLILSTLCRFAIEVGLSKQAATSAFMKDFTSWIINIASGLPVWDYAAEVIPMVVLILLAAWLYKAASGSFFDWPWKYVILGTILSYMLIIVHWITDSGGFGGALMPQSIGRSYIPRIIFRLQDNFSCKNNGHITVWSSTVILLSGKQGPMVAFASIVGEGGKDGPLRNFSIMQWSLFATCLFFCSGHWCAFDGLRYGAAFIGFEEFVLVRQAILLAIHTFGFSIILPVFGLPLLVATKYQANLGKHFIFTQLSQMYTTYGLMTAITTTFTILCVTIQRRHHLMVWGLFAPKFVYDVFNLILTDVLICLASIYYFD, translated from the exons ATGTGGACGACGCTGTTGCTCCACTTCACTACCGGTTTTCTCCTCACCGGAACCGAGCTTCCTTATCAGAGCCACTGCTCCCACGTGTC CATTAACCGTCTCCTCATCGTCGTTCTCGATGCTCTCAG GTTTGATTTTGTTGCTCCCAGCACCTTCTTTGCAG AATCAAAGCCGTGGATGGATAAGCGAGTTTTGAAGAACGTGGCATCTACACGACCTTTGTCCGCCAGGATTTTCAAAGCCATTGCTGATCCTCCTACCACAAGTTTGCAGCGCTTGAAG gGATTGACAACTGGCGGACTTCCAACTTTTGTGGATGTTGGTAATAGCTTCAGTGCACCGGCAATTGTGGAAGATAACTTCATAAATCAG TTGGTTCAAAATGGGTAGAAAGTTGTTATGATGGGCGATGACACATGGACTCAGTTATTTCCTCATCATTTTGAAAGATCATATCCGTACCCTTCTTTCAATGTCAAAGATCTTCATACG GTTGACAATGGATGCATAGAGCACCTATTACTATCCCTATACGAAGAAGATTGGGATGTTCTTATTGCGCATTTTCTTGGAGTG GACCACGCAGGACATATATTTGGTGTGGACTCCACCCCAATGATAGAAAAGTTGGAGCAGTACAATACCATTTTAGAG AGAGTTATTTAAGTTCTGGAAAATCAGTCTGGACCTGGGAGCTCACATGAAAATACTATGCTTGTGGTCATGGGTGACCATGGACAAACCCTAAATGGTGATCATGGTGGTGGGAGTGCTGAAGAG GTGGAAACTGCCATTTTTGCCATGAGTTTTAAGAAGCCTCTTTCTTTTGTGCCCCCGGAATTtgattcttgt cttgtcaacTGGATCTG GGCAAACAAGAAGCATGGTGTAATGTTCTCATCATCTGGAGATTCTTACATTATCACTGGctcaattttcacaattttctTACTGGGCATTTGTGCATGCAGTTTCCTTTCAAACAGTTCTATCT tgGTGGAATGGAAAgtatcaaattttcttttgagcACATCTGGAATTGTGACATTACACCAATCAGTTATCCAGGGGAAGCTGCTAATAGAA AGCATTGGGTTCCTTATTTTGAGCACTTTGTGCCGATTTGCAATTGAAGTTGGGCTGTCCAAGCAGGCTGCCACATCTGCTTTCATGAAAGACTTTACCTCATGGATCATCAACATAGCCTCAGGTTTACCTGTATGGGACTATGCAGCTGAAGTTATACCAATGGTAGTTCTGATTCTGCTGGCAGCTTGGCTTTACAAGGCCGCCAGTGGCAGCTTCTTTGATTGGCCATGGAAGTATGTTATACTGGGCACTATCTTGAGTTATATGCTAATAATTGTGCATTGGATCACTGACAGTGGTGGATTTGGTGGTGCATTGATGCCTCAAAGCATTGGAAGAAGTTATATACCTAGAATCATT TTTAGATTGCAAGACAATTTTAGTTGCAAAAACAATGGCCATATTACTGTGTGGAGTTCAACTGTCATTCTTCTTTCAGGAAAACAGGGTCCCATGGTTGCTTTTGCATCCATAGTTGGAG AAGGTGGTAAGGATGGACCTCTGAGAAATTTTTCTATTATGCAATGGAGCCTCTTTGCTACATGTCTCTTTTTCTGCAGTGGTCACTG GTGTGCATTTGATGGTCTCCGCTATGGTGCTGCATTTATAGG GTTTGAAGAATTTGTGCTTGTTCGCCAAGCAATCCTCCTTGCCATCCATACATTTGGTTTTTCTATCATCCTTCCAGTATTTGGACTCCCACTTCTTGTGGCAACCAAGTACCAGGCTAATCTCGGAAAGCATTTTATTTTCACACAATTGTCTCAA ATGTATACAACGTATGGGCTCATGACAGCAATTACAACTACTTTCACAATATTATGTGTCACAATTCAAAGGCGGCACCACCTGATG gtttgggGTTTATTTGCTCCGAAGTTTGTTTATGATGTGTTCAATCTTATTCTTACGGATGTCTTGATTTGTTTGGCCtcaatttactattttgattAA